In Effusibacillus lacus, the following are encoded in one genomic region:
- a CDS encoding VOC family protein, with product MLRLQYVTVYVTDQDRALAFYRDFLGFEVKMDIGNENFRWLAVAPKNDQTHLVLLKVTPENPHYTDWSSRIGKHSGYIFYTDNIRETYEELKLKGVHFPIEPRQVDWGGFEGTFEDPDGNQFELVQAPNW from the coding sequence ATGCTCAGACTGCAATATGTGACCGTTTATGTCACAGACCAAGACCGCGCTCTAGCATTCTATCGCGATTTTTTGGGCTTTGAAGTAAAAATGGATATTGGCAATGAAAATTTCAGATGGCTGGCAGTCGCGCCAAAAAACGATCAAACCCACCTGGTTTTACTGAAAGTGACGCCGGAAAATCCTCATTACACGGATTGGTCTTCCCGGATTGGCAAGCATTCTGGCTATATTTTTTACACCGACAATATACGAGAAACTTATGAAGAGTTGAAACTCAAGGGTGTTCATTTTCCCATAGAACCGAGACAAGTGGACTGGGGCGGTTTTGAAGGAACGTTTGAGGATCCTGATGGGAACCAGTTTGAACTTGTTCAAGCTCCGAATTGGTAA
- a CDS encoding aminotransferase class V-fold PLP-dependent enzyme — MIYLDNAASTWPKPPQVAEAMAAAVRDYSANPGRSGHRLAAKAAETISNTRAQVARLFHVKNPNDVIFTQNATESLNLGLKGFLQPGDHVITTSLEHNSVRRPLEYLRKKGVDITYVPSIGDDQALCQEVEKEFRATTRLLVVTHSSNLTGRILPVERLGELARKHRVKFMVDASQTAGYLPIDVEAMRIDMLAFTGHKGLYGPQGTGGLYIHPDLELDPLLHGGTGGFSELIEQPPGRPERYESGTRNTAGIAGLSAGLQFIEDTGLASIRRHEEHLTQLLLEELARIDGLTQFGPDRKEARCPIVSFSVAGYDANEIGYILDTHYEIAVRAGLHCSPLAHETLGTAEGGLVRASLGYFNNETEIEEFVGALKDIMA, encoded by the coding sequence ATGATTTATCTTGACAATGCAGCATCGACCTGGCCAAAACCACCTCAAGTTGCGGAAGCAATGGCAGCGGCTGTAAGGGATTATTCAGCCAATCCTGGCCGAAGCGGCCACAGATTGGCGGCCAAAGCGGCCGAAACTATTTCAAATACGCGAGCACAAGTGGCAAGGCTCTTTCATGTCAAAAATCCGAATGATGTGATATTCACACAGAATGCCACGGAATCTCTCAATCTCGGATTGAAGGGGTTCCTGCAGCCGGGTGATCATGTCATCACAACCAGCCTTGAACACAATTCGGTCCGGAGACCGCTTGAATACCTGAGGAAGAAAGGCGTCGATATCACGTATGTTCCGTCCATCGGCGATGATCAGGCTCTGTGTCAGGAAGTGGAAAAGGAATTTCGGGCAACTACCAGACTGTTGGTGGTGACACATTCATCCAACCTGACCGGCAGAATTTTGCCAGTTGAACGACTCGGTGAATTAGCTCGCAAACATCGTGTGAAGTTCATGGTTGATGCATCCCAAACTGCCGGCTATCTTCCCATTGATGTGGAAGCCATGAGAATCGATATGTTGGCCTTTACAGGGCACAAAGGATTGTATGGCCCACAGGGAACCGGGGGTCTTTACATCCATCCGGATCTTGAATTGGATCCCTTGCTGCACGGTGGAACCGGTGGTTTTTCCGAGTTGATTGAACAACCGCCGGGACGGCCCGAAAGATACGAAAGCGGTACCCGTAACACAGCAGGCATTGCGGGCTTAAGTGCCGGTTTGCAGTTCATTGAAGATACAGGCCTTGCTTCCATCCGCAGGCATGAAGAGCATCTGACACAATTGTTGTTGGAGGAATTGGCGCGGATCGACGGATTGACCCAATTTGGACCTGATAGGAAGGAAGCGAGATGTCCGATTGTCTCCTTCTCGGTGGCAGGATACGACGCAAACGAAATAGGGTATATCCTGGATACCCATTACGAGATTGCGGTAAGGGCCGGACTCCACTGCTCTCCGCTGGCCCATGAAACACTGGGGACAGCGGAAGGGGGCCTGGTTCGTGCAAGTCTCGGCTATTTTAACAACGAAACAGAGATTGAAGAATTTGTTGGCGCATTAAAAGACATAATGGCGTGA
- a CDS encoding ParB/RepB/Spo0J family partition protein has translation MSKRLGKGLEALLPQIGADDSIVTAKVEDLRPNPYQPRREFNEDKLQELADSIKEHGIIQPIIVRKSFRGYEIVAGERRWRAAQMVGLEEVPVVVKDFDDRQMTEIALIENLQREDLNPIEIAEAYSSIMEKFELTQDELAKKVGQSRSHVANFLRLLNLPKEIRDYVSRGTISMGHARAILGLEDTKQQLALARKIMDEELSVRAVEQLVNRLTRNVPRETKKQKPEGNRIIQQYEEKFRSCLGTSVKIHSGKKRGKIEIEYYSMDDLERILGLLGE, from the coding sequence ATGAGCAAGCGTCTGGGTAAAGGATTGGAAGCACTGCTGCCGCAAATAGGAGCAGACGACTCCATTGTTACCGCCAAAGTTGAAGATTTACGACCGAATCCTTACCAGCCCCGCAGGGAGTTTAACGAGGACAAACTGCAAGAGCTGGCCGATTCCATTAAAGAACATGGAATTATCCAACCAATCATTGTCCGAAAAAGTTTTCGGGGTTACGAAATTGTGGCTGGAGAAAGAAGATGGCGGGCCGCCCAAATGGTGGGATTGGAAGAGGTCCCGGTAGTGGTCAAGGATTTTGACGACCGGCAGATGACGGAAATAGCTCTTATTGAAAACCTTCAGCGGGAAGATTTGAACCCGATTGAAATTGCGGAAGCCTACAGCAGTATCATGGAGAAGTTTGAACTGACCCAGGATGAGTTGGCCAAAAAAGTGGGGCAAAGCCGTTCCCATGTGGCCAACTTCTTGCGACTCCTGAACCTTCCAAAAGAAATTCGTGATTATGTTTCACGTGGAACAATTTCTATGGGACACGCAAGAGCCATCCTGGGATTGGAAGATACCAAACAGCAATTGGCACTTGCTCGAAAAATTATGGACGAGGAGCTAAGTGTCCGTGCAGTGGAGCAGTTGGTCAATCGGTTGACCCGAAATGTTCCACGTGAAACAAAAAAACAGAAACCGGAAGGTAACCGGATCATTCAACAATATGAAGAAAAGTTCCGTTCCTGTTTGGGAACTTCCGTGAAAATCCACTCCGGCAAGAAACGGGGCAAGATCGAGATTGAATATTATTCCATGGATGACCTGGAAAGAATCCTTGGTTTGTTGGGTGAATGA
- a CDS encoding ParA family protein — protein MARIIAVANQKGGVGKTTTAVNLGACLASLGKRVLLVDIDPQGNTTSGVGINKADVNSCIYDVLINEVDAKEAIQATQIDGLHIIPATIQLAGAEIELVPTISREVRLRKALQPMKSKYDYIIIDCPPSLGLLTVNALTASDSVLIPIQCEYYALEGLSQLLNTIRLVQKHLNTKLEIEGVLLTMLDARTNLGIQVIEDVKKYFREKVYHTIIPRNVRLSEAPSHGQPIIAYDPKSRGAEVYMDLAKEVCSL, from the coding sequence TTGGCGAGAATTATCGCAGTGGCGAATCAAAAAGGCGGGGTCGGCAAGACCACGACAGCCGTAAACCTCGGTGCCTGCCTGGCTTCGTTGGGAAAACGCGTGCTCCTGGTAGACATTGATCCGCAGGGCAACACAACCAGTGGGGTTGGAATCAACAAAGCGGACGTGAATTCCTGCATTTATGATGTATTGATCAATGAAGTGGATGCAAAAGAAGCGATTCAAGCAACCCAAATTGATGGATTACATATAATACCGGCCACCATTCAGCTGGCTGGAGCGGAAATTGAACTGGTGCCTACCATTTCCCGGGAAGTCAGGCTTCGTAAGGCACTGCAACCCATGAAGAGCAAATATGACTACATAATAATTGATTGTCCTCCTTCTTTGGGTCTGTTGACCGTTAATGCCTTGACCGCTTCCGATTCTGTCCTAATACCCATACAGTGCGAGTACTACGCCTTGGAAGGCTTAAGCCAATTGCTGAACACCATTCGACTGGTGCAGAAACATTTGAACACCAAGCTGGAGATTGAGGGAGTCCTTCTGACAATGCTGGATGCACGCACCAATCTTGGCATTCAAGTGATTGAAGATGTGAAAAAGTACTTCCGGGAGAAAGTCTATCATACAATTATCCCGCGCAATGTCCGTTTAAGTGAGGCCCCCAGCCACGGACAGCCCATTATAGCATATGACCCAAAATCTAGAGGGGCCGAAGTTTATATGGACCTTGCAAAGGAAGTGTGCAGCTTATGA
- the noc gene encoding nucleoid occlusion protein — MGMRDQLSRLFGGSDKEVSGTEEVRQIPVNLIEPNRFQPRTVFDDERIDELSQTIRTHGIIQPIVVRKNGSAYELIAGERRWRAAIKIGMTTIPAIVRELNDTHAASIALIENLQRENLTAIEEAVAYQQLIELHGLTQESLAQRLGKAQSTVANKLRLLNLPQEVQDALLSREITERHARALLTLSSTELQLKVLAEIIEKQWNVKQTENRIEQLLEKSKPTPQPRKVSLARDVRLAVNTIRQSLDMIHKTGLSVVTEEEDHEEYYQFVIRVPKNK; from the coding sequence ATGGGAATGAGAGACCAACTATCCAGATTGTTTGGCGGTTCAGACAAAGAGGTGTCCGGTACGGAAGAAGTGAGACAAATCCCGGTCAATCTGATTGAACCCAATCGGTTTCAACCGAGAACCGTTTTTGATGATGAGCGGATCGACGAGTTGAGTCAAACAATTCGGACCCATGGCATTATTCAACCGATAGTCGTGAGGAAGAACGGGTCCGCCTATGAGTTGATTGCGGGCGAGCGCCGCTGGCGGGCTGCCATTAAGATTGGGATGACGACGATTCCTGCCATTGTCAGAGAATTGAACGATACTCATGCCGCTTCTATCGCTTTGATCGAGAACCTGCAGCGGGAGAATCTGACTGCAATTGAAGAAGCGGTTGCTTATCAGCAGTTGATAGAGCTTCACGGGTTAACCCAGGAAAGTTTGGCGCAACGTCTTGGGAAAGCTCAATCCACAGTGGCCAACAAATTGCGCCTGCTCAATCTGCCGCAAGAGGTACAGGATGCCCTCTTATCACGGGAAATCACCGAGCGGCATGCAAGGGCATTGCTAACACTGTCATCCACAGAATTGCAGTTGAAAGTTTTGGCTGAAATCATCGAGAAACAATGGAATGTGAAGCAGACGGAAAACCGGATTGAACAGCTGCTTGAGAAGTCCAAACCTACGCCGCAGCCCCGTAAGGTTTCTTTAGCAAGGGATGTTCGCTTGGCTGTGAACACCATCCGTCAATCCTTGGACATGATTCACAAAACCGGCCTCAGCGTGGTCACGGAAGAAGAAGATCATGAAGAATATTACCAGTTTGTGATCCGGGTTCCAAAGAACAAGTAG